A single region of the Clostridia bacterium genome encodes:
- a CDS encoding 3-methylitaconate isomerase encodes MRGGSSKGLFFKVEDLPEDLKLQDQVILAAYGSPDPYGRQINGLGGATSVTSKVAIVGPRPGEKNAVNYTFGQVGITQPLVDRKGNCGNISSAVGPFAIDEGLVEEVEEPVTTVNIFNTNTGKYIIARVPVENGRAKVEGDYAIAGVPGTGAKICLDFMNPGGAVTGKLLPTGHAQDTLETPYGHFNVSIVDAANPLVFVRAGDLGLSGTELPAQVDGSPDLLARIEAIRAAAAVKIGLAATPEEATAKSPAVPKIAWVAPPRDYTMTSGLTMKAGDIDLLARTMSMGRLHAAYAITGAICTAGAAKIPGTVVEEALSPAARAAPVVRIGHPGGDLAIEVEMRVEAGHLEYVRGTAFRTARRLMEGWVLVPEECYSK; translated from the coding sequence ATGCGGGGCGGCAGCAGCAAAGGGCTCTTCTTCAAGGTAGAGGATCTGCCTGAGGACCTGAAGCTTCAGGATCAAGTAATCCTGGCTGCCTACGGTAGCCCCGATCCTTATGGGCGGCAGATCAACGGCCTGGGGGGAGCCACCTCGGTGACCAGCAAGGTGGCCATTGTTGGGCCGCGGCCAGGAGAGAAAAATGCCGTCAACTATACCTTTGGTCAGGTGGGCATCACTCAGCCGCTGGTGGATCGCAAGGGTAACTGCGGCAACATCTCCTCCGCCGTGGGCCCCTTTGCCATCGACGAGGGGCTGGTGGAAGAGGTGGAGGAGCCGGTAACCACGGTCAATATCTTCAATACCAATACTGGCAAATACATCATTGCCCGGGTGCCGGTGGAAAATGGCCGGGCCAAAGTGGAAGGTGACTACGCCATCGCTGGGGTGCCCGGCACCGGGGCCAAGATCTGTCTTGACTTTATGAACCCCGGGGGAGCGGTGACCGGGAAGCTCCTTCCCACCGGCCACGCCCAGGATACCTTGGAGACGCCCTATGGCCACTTCAACGTTTCCATCGTTGATGCTGCCAATCCCCTGGTTTTTGTGAGGGCCGGCGACCTTGGCCTTTCGGGAACCGAGCTTCCTGCCCAGGTGGATGGCAGTCCCGACCTTTTGGCTCGCATTGAGGCCATCCGAGCGGCAGCGGCGGTCAAGATTGGCCTTGCGGCCACGCCTGAAGAAGCCACCGCAAAGAGCCCGGCCGTGCCCAAAATTGCCTGGGTAGCCCCTCCTAGGGATTACACCATGACCTCGGGCTTAACCATGAAAGCCGGTGATATCGACCTTTTGGCCCGGACCATGTCCATGGGCCGGCTCCATGCCGCCTACGCTATTACTGGGGCCATATGCACAGCGGGAGCGGCCAAAATCCCGGGGACGGTGGTGGAGGAGGCATTATCCCCGGCGGCCAGAGCTGCGCCGGTGGTACGAATTGGCCACCCCGGCGGTGATCTGGCCATCGAGGTGGAGATGCGGGTCGAAGCCGGCCACCTGGAATACGTGCGCGGTACTGCCTTCCGCACCGCCCGCCGGCTGATGGAAGGGTGGGTATTAGTGCCGGAGGAGTGCTACAGTAAGTAG